GGTCGCGTGCGGCCGGTCACTCCTCGGGTTCTTCGTGTGCCGGCGCGACCCGCTCCGATCGGACTGTCCCCTCCCCGTCGCCGTTAAAGTGCCTCGCGAGGGCGCCGGTGCGGTCGGTGCGCGAGCGGGCGTACGCGAGGTACCAGAGGGCGCTGCCGACGCTGATGCCGACGGCGCCGACGATCGAGAGCCACCCCATCTGGACGATCAGAACCCCGCCGCCGACCACGCCGAGGATCTGCACGAACGGGTAGCCGGGAGCGACGAACTCTGGGTCGTAAAAGTCGAAGCCGGTCTCCCGGAAGACGATCACGGAGACGTTCTCTAAGGAGAACACGAGGATGAGGAAGGCGCTGGCCAGTTTCGCGAGGTTGACCACCGGCACGAACGCGATGAGCGCGAGCAACACCGCGCCGGTCGCGAGGACGGCGTTCGCCGGCGTGAGGAACCGGGGGTTGATCCGCCCGATCCGGTCGGGGAGGAGCGAGTCGCGGCTCATCGCGAGCAGGAACCGAGACGTGCCCAACACGCCGGCGTTCGCCATGCTGGTGAGCGCGAGGACGGCCGTGATCGCGACGAGCGTGACGCCGACCCCGCCGAACACCTGTCCGGCGCCGTCCGCCATCGGCGTGAGCGACGTGCCGCCGTCCGGCCCGCTGCTGACGAGGGTGTCCGCCGGGACGATACCGACGACGACGCCCACGACCGCGGTGTAGATGACCATCATCACGCCGATGGAGATGAGCATCGCGCGGGGGATGTTCCGGCCGGGGTCGGTGATCTCCTCGGCGACGGAGGCGACCTCCCCGATCCCGGCGTACGAGACGAAGACGAACGCGGTCGCGGTGGCGATGCCGCCGAGCCCGTGGGTGGTAAACGGCGCGTACTGGGTCGCGGCCGACGGGCCGACCCCGCCGACGACGTAGGCGCCGAGGACGAGGACGACGAACGTGACCAAGATCCCCTGCACCTGGCCGCTCTTTTCGGTGCCGACGATGTTGAGCAGGATGACGACGGCCCCGAGCGCGAGCGCGACGACCTTGACGAGGCCCGACGGAATGCTCACGAGGAGGAGCAGGTACGCGCCGAGGCCGACGAGCGCGAATGCACTTTTAAACACGAGCGAGAACCAGACGCCCATTCCGGCGATGGTGCCGAAGAGCGGGCCCATCGCACGATCGATATAAATGTACGTGCCGCCGTCTTCGGGCATCGCCGTCGCCATCTCGGCCTTCGAGAGCGCGTTCGGGAGGACGACGACCCCGGCCAGCAGGTACGCGAGGATGATCGCCGGCCCGGCCTTCTCGTAGCCGACGGCGGGGAGAACGAAGATGCCGCCGCCGATCATCGCACCCATGCTCAGCGTCACCGCCGAGTAGAGCCCCAGATCTCGGTTGAGGTCTCCGTCTGCCATTGTGCGAATATTGTGACGAATACAGTTAGGTCTTCGTAATCAGTAATATACGGGCCGTATTTTTCAGATACGCCGACATACAACAGTTGTATGATAGGTAGCGATCCGGACGCGGCCCCGATGCGCCGAGCGGCGTCGCCGCGCTCGGCCCGTGAGCCGCGCGATGCGACGACCCGCCGACGCAACCCTTACGCCTCGTGACCGTCAAAACCGGGTATATGACCGACGAACGCGACGGCGACCGCCACGAGTTCTCCGCCGGGCAGGGCGTCGACGCCGACTACGAGGAGTTCACCCTCGACCCCGAGGAGATCGACGCCGACCCCAACACGGTCGACCCCGTCGACTCCCGCGTCCTCACCGACATCATGGACAAGCGAAACGTCGAGAGCGACGCGGTCGACGTCGAGCGACTGGTCGACGTGGGGCTGTCGTACATGGGCATCAACCGCTTCGAGGAGGCGACGGAGACGTTCGAGCGCGCCGCGAGTTTCGCCGACGAGGACTCGCTGGAGGCCCAGGAGGCGTGGGTGAACAAGGGCGCTGCACACGCACAGCTGGAGGAGTTCGATCAGGCCATCGGCGCCTACCAGGAGGCGCTGCGCATCGACGAGGACTCCGAGCACGCGGCGACCGCCGAGACCAACCTCGCGTACGCGCTCTGGGAGTCGGGGCGCAGCGAGCAGGCGCTCGAACACGCCGAACGCGCCGTCGAGGCCGACCCGCGCTTCGCGGAAGCGTGGTACAACCGCGGGTTCCTGCTGGTCGAGCGCGGCCTCGCCGAGGACGCCGTGAGCTGTTTCGACAACGCGATCCGACTCGGCTACCGGAGCGCGGACGTGTTAGAGGAGAAGGCGCGCGCGCTGGAGGAGGCGGGCGAACACGAGCAGGCCGAGGAGGTCGCCGACCGCGCCGACGAGATGCGCCGCGAGGCCGAAGAGCAGATGGTCGAAGAACAGACCGGCCAGGCGCCCGGACCGGGCGGTCGACCCGGCGCCGGCGGACAGCCCGGTGCCGGCGGTCGCGGCGGTCGCGGCGGGCAGGGCGGCACGCGCGAGGAGCCGGAGCGAGAGCTCCAGGGCGAGGGGCCAGAGGGCTTTTAAATGCTCCTCCGCGAGCGCGACACCGCCGAGGGGCGGCTCGTCTCCGTCTGCGACGCCGACTGTCTCGGGGAGACCTACGACAACGGCCGAGCGACGATCACGGTGAGCGAGGAGTTCTACGGGGGCGAGGAGGCAGTGGAGGCGACCGCCGAGGAGGTCGTCGCGGGGCTCGGCCGCGCGCAGGTCGCGAACATCGTCGGCACGGAGGCCGTCGGCGTCGCCGTCGAGGCCGGCCTCGTCGACGAGGAGGCCGTCTTGGAGTTCGACGAGACCCGACACGCACAACTGCTCTGGCTGTGAGGGGTCGGTGATGAGACGATGAAGCGACTCACGAGAGCCGAGTTGGCAGAGCGCGTGGGACCGCGGCCGCCCTCGGACGCGTTCTGGAGCCGAGTTATCGCGGCCGAACGCGGGACGATTAGCGTCGGCCCGGCGGTCACCGGCGACACGGATCGTCGGGCCAGGGAGAACCGGCGACGGCGCGGCGAGTCCGGCGACGACGGGCCGCTCTCGCCCGGCGACATGATCGACGTGGGCGAGGAGTCGTTCGTCGTCGTCGGGGTCGAAGAGACGAAGCCGGGCGGCCGGCGGTATCAGATCGAGTTAGTCGAGCCGCGACGGACCTGAGCGCGTCGGGGAGTCGGCCGCGTTACAGCCCGGCGACGTCCTCGATGGCGTCGGTGAGTTCCTTCACGCTCTCGACGGTGTGTTCGCCCATGTGACCGATGCGGAACGTCTCCTCGGCGATGTCGCCGTAGCCGTTCGAGAAGGCCATGTCGTACTCCTCGCTGACTTCTTCGATGGTCGCGGCGACGTCGATACCCTGCGTGTTCTCGATGCAGGCGACGGTCTGCGACTCGTACCCCTCCTCGGGGAACATCGCGAAGTGCTCGTCGGCCCAGTCGTGGACGTACTCCATCATCTCGCGGTGACGCTCGTCGCGGGCGCGGTGGCCCTCGTCGAGCATGTGTTTCATCTGCTGGCGGTACGCTAACATGATCGGGATGGCGGGCGTCGAGTGCGTCTGCCCCTTGCGGTCGTAGTAGTCGATGGCCCGGCGGAAGCCGCCGTACCACGAGGAGTCGCCCTTCTCGACCTCGCGGTCG
This genomic window from Halorubrum sp. PV6 contains:
- a CDS encoding DUF424 domain-containing protein, which gives rise to MLLRERDTAEGRLVSVCDADCLGETYDNGRATITVSEEFYGGEEAVEATAEEVVAGLGRAQVANIVGTEAVGVAVEAGLVDEEAVLEFDETRHAQLLWL
- a CDS encoding tetratricopeptide repeat protein, coding for MTDERDGDRHEFSAGQGVDADYEEFTLDPEEIDADPNTVDPVDSRVLTDIMDKRNVESDAVDVERLVDVGLSYMGINRFEEATETFERAASFADEDSLEAQEAWVNKGAAHAQLEEFDQAIGAYQEALRIDEDSEHAATAETNLAYALWESGRSEQALEHAERAVEADPRFAEAWYNRGFLLVERGLAEDAVSCFDNAIRLGYRSADVLEEKARALEEAGEHEQAEEVADRADEMRREAEEQMVEEQTGQAPGPGGRPGAGGQPGAGGRGGRGGQGGTREEPERELQGEGPEGF
- a CDS encoding APC family permease, translating into MADGDLNRDLGLYSAVTLSMGAMIGGGIFVLPAVGYEKAGPAIILAYLLAGVVVLPNALSKAEMATAMPEDGGTYIYIDRAMGPLFGTIAGMGVWFSLVFKSAFALVGLGAYLLLLVSIPSGLVKVVALALGAVVILLNIVGTEKSGQVQGILVTFVVLVLGAYVVGGVGPSAATQYAPFTTHGLGGIATATAFVFVSYAGIGEVASVAEEITDPGRNIPRAMLISIGVMMVIYTAVVGVVVGIVPADTLVSSGPDGGTSLTPMADGAGQVFGGVGVTLVAITAVLALTSMANAGVLGTSRFLLAMSRDSLLPDRIGRINPRFLTPANAVLATGAVLLALIAFVPVVNLAKLASAFLILVFSLENVSVIVFRETGFDFYDPEFVAPGYPFVQILGVVGGGVLIVQMGWLSIVGAVGISVGSALWYLAYARSRTDRTGALARHFNGDGEGTVRSERVAPAHEEPEE